The following nucleotide sequence is from Aedes aegypti strain LVP_AGWG chromosome 3, AaegL5.0 Primary Assembly, whole genome shotgun sequence.
CTTTCAACCCGACAATTTGCATACTTGGTGCGTCTGTAAATATTGTACGCGAGAAGCATAATATTAACGATTAATGTTCTGcgctgttattttatttttgccaAGCAAAAATCTGCTTCAACTAACAAATGTGCAGAACTCACTCACACACAAACACGTATGGAAGCAAGGTATTACATTTCGACAACGGAAACAACAATGAACCAAATGCTCTCTGTTTTTAGACTGTGTATTTGAAGATACTCTCCTAAGTTTTTGGCCTTTTGATGAATGCATTGTAGCATAGCGCTGTTGAGATATAGATTGCGCTGTATTCAACGTCAGATTAAATATAACAGAAgaacaaaaatgtaataaagAAAATCATACAATAAAATTAAACTCTAAATTGATCTAAACAAACTGTATGGTAggacaaaaataaattaactgtCATGTAACTATCACTAGTTAAGTTTCTAATCCTAGCGAGTATAAAAAATTCTTGTAAATACtaggtaataaaaataaaaaaaataataaaaacaacaaaaattagCATCCATGGTGATGAAGATTAGGGAGATGAAGACAATGTAACAATGATAAGTGAAAACAAAATCGAAATAAACCTTCTCATTTCGATAGTTCAGAGAATGAAAGGAAAAAACCGAAACCGAATGAAATTACTACACAGCATGAGACAGTTCAAGACGGCAAATGGAAACGGAGAAACAATTATGAACAAAAGAACAGTGTATAGTGGTTAGTAAATTGTAATTTTATTTggtctttatatttatattaaatatatatattttaacaatttcttttaataaaaacaagccAATTAAATGAACAATTACCCAATGAATCAAACACCTTCTTTCCACTGACGACCATTGTTTACCacattattttgtttcaacacACATACGCTCACTTCCTCCTTTGAGTAATTTAAGATCTATCGTCTAGCTGTCAGTCTATCATATTTCTTTGAACACCTCATGTAGTATACTTCCTGAGATGATTACAAACCACAACTGAGGAAATTGAAAAGTAAGTAGAGTATTTATCAATGGGCAGTCTAGTGAAAACGTTTCAtcctttaatattattttgaaaaaaaaaaacacaaacaatGCAATTGCAAGTCgttagtaaatattttgataccAAGTGAAAGGTGTTGAATTttcatttatgtttttttttttcaaccaagaTTTACTTTGATAAGAGATTCCAAATAGAAACCAATAGACTGGTAGGAAtaaatttggcatttttttaGCCTTCAATGGCTGTTCATGAGATGGGATAAGTTTTTACCATCGTTAAAGCGCCCTGTCCTGTTCTATAAGTCGAGTCGAACAAAATTACAcaactggagtcactgtcgaccaaaactTCACTCGACTCGGCTCTATCATTCGAGTTTCTCGACAGTTGCCATAGTAGAAGAAGTATAAGAGTTGACGGGTGATATCTGAAaaatgcatgcttactttgatcgacagtaaCTACAGACGAGCCACATGAATCGGcttgatttacaaaatagatccCTTTATCCAGAAACACCGCAATGACTCCATATCACCGTTAAATAAGGGagcacatgtttacaatgacgGTGGCACCagagacaaacagacgtaacacttacaacacatcgcgatcaaaatcatagttgaaagaacatgtacgcccaatgctgaaATCATTGTAGTCGGCCGCTGGGCccacagatggcggtagtgtgtaaacatcAAAAGCGAACAAAAACCATGCGGATGCTGCGGTGGTGGATTGACCACATACTatatgtttgtctgtggtggCACTTTCATCGTTCAAGCAATCATAAGCAACTATTATAGTTATTTTTTGAACGAGGTCCATGACGTGGAATACTTAATTTCTAAACTGTGAGAATGAGAAACAGCACAGGTAAGtaaaaccaatcgtttcttggcAGAAATGTATTGTATAAGCTGACTAGGTAAGTTTCATTATACTGTTATACATAGTGTTTTTCGAAGATCATGACAAGAAGTCTATTTTTGTATAACAGCCCAAACCGTAAAGATTTTAAGTTACACtggcaaatttgttcatttagaCTCGCAGGAGCTGCAGAACGGTACAAGTTTGAGCGAAATCCATCAAGTCCAAATATGCAGTTAGTTTGTTTGGAAAATATCGATCAAATGTAAGCTAAATACAGTTTCATTCATTTTCTCTCATTGGTAATGTATGATTTTCTTTCGCTTTTTATCTAGAGACTCTCCAATCAATGAAGAAAAGACTATACCGAAAGTCGTTCAAAACCAAAACAGTTATACCAAGGGAAACTAAAATGCTGTTTCGTGCAGGATAAAATGGGCAACTCCCTAGAACAAATATTTGACCACCTAGATACATGGCGACTtcgacaaagttattcagtagctcaagggctatcattatttgagccaagagatacGAGACATTGCCACCAGCCGCTAGTGAAAATTTATCGCGCATCAGTATTGctgttgtaaatttcaatttattttcatgcacatatttggagcatcaaaataaactgaaatgtcaacgacaaatcgctcATTTTTcagcactttaaatttacacgatcatgtaacattcaagcatctttagttgaaaattaaacgtgatgctgtaacaatagatgaatttgattttcttttgctATACTCTTttgtttacgctacattgaaatttaaatatattaatCTGTGTGTACTTTGCTGAAAAGTGTAACTGACTAGAGAAGTGATTTCTTCAAACTATTTACAATATAATTTACATagcattgaaatttgtttatatTTCAGAACTTATTCTAGCTGATTCCGATATTTCCGGCGTGAAATTTCATCGAATTACATATCCAACTCGCAGTGCATTTGTAGTCAATCGGAAGGCTTGCAAAAACATTTGAGcagaaaaaataatttggatacTTGCAGtttcttgctcactagcgctgtctTGTGGCAACATCTCAAATTTCTTGGCTAGGGATTATGatagcccttaagctactgaacagtTTTGCCCAGGACGCCATGTTTCTAAGTAGTCTGGATTATGAGCTATCTGcataacaaaagtttcatgctcactaataccgcctggtggcaaaatctcgattaTTTGTTAGAATATTCTTTGCGCTACTGAAGACGCCTCTTCAAAGTAGGTAGGATCCtgagatttattttatttatttggtcttcgatttgaaaaaaatacatcgTACAGACTTCAGCTCCGTAGATTCCTTAATCTTAACATTTCCTTAGCTATGTTAAAATCGTACAaatgatacacatttttgaatatttgaccGTCTAATTtgaatagagtaaggtggggcaaaagttcgaccttagtggtataatcaaagtttccaggaaaacaatagcagttaaaacaaaacaaataccatacagtgaaccttcaatatattggctataattttgctgaacaaacttgtgtcaaaatatttactcatttttagttataacagtttcaaaattgattgccttattcgaacttttaccccacctttggggcaagagttcgaatctagtgtggggcaaaagttcgctggctaaaacacaaaataccgTTCCTTTTATAACAGGCATACCTTaagccagccgtaaacttaagtttaacgaaaaatacacactaatttttcatcaaaaaattgcccaaacccgagttaattgtaatatactcaaaaatagcagtttttcgcaaaactaagtgaaaatgtaaaattttggtgacaattttcacacgatcagacaaattgaactaaatttgaagataatatgtggattttaggcaattttcaaatttttccgtgattttatacatgggtcgaacttttgccccgctgattcgaactattgccccactatgggccaaaaattgttttcaagcaattatgcaaaaactaatacacctcaaagcaaccttatgataggcctagaaacgccctcacataaaatattgaaaaagattttatcttcaattggttccatgcaacgaaagtttgacctaaaattacaatattcaaatcgaaaaacaacaaatagccataacttttccaaatctcaatcgatttttatgatatttggagcagagttgcttgctgtcactatcaacgcttgaaatttgctgatttgtacaggccgactgcgatacaattccgATCGTTCCCTATCACATCAttatcatgctgtctactccatcacaagtgcattgatggcgatagactatggatatcactgatgggtcaagtttagccttaaattaagcaaataaaattacaatttaacagtacgatattcttgatactgctgcagacggattgaaactgtgtgttggtcactgaaaaacattaatagcgtgggtaattaccacgtgatcactcattctgcagtgattgtgatctagagtgcgatgtcgcatcaccgcTGTTGGCTGtcagatcaaagtgatattgatagttcgcaactgatattgatagttttagccCATCAGCCATTAGCTAATATGACCGATATTGTTCAACTCtgatttggagtgaaagtctcttacttgaatagcattcgaaccaccttgacatttataagatttgttttgaattgagctagaaatcttaaaaagaaactcttaccccactcgaacttttgccccactttactctaatggCCGTCTAATTTGATGATTATTATTagatatttatcatttatcaAAATGATCGTTAATAAGAATTTCGGTCGCAAAAAAGTAGTCGTAAAAAGAACCGTCGTAAAATAACGGTAGTAAAAAAAGGTTGAAGTGCAGATCAGCTAAATCTCTATGTGTCGATGTCGAAGAGATCATTGACTCATGGAGTTATCGAATTACTGAACAAAAATCCATTGGAAACTTTCGTATTAGCCATTTGAATTTTTTCTAGGATGATTCCATCGAGTCGTAGAAGCTTACTTAATTAAAACTTTGCTTCTAATTACAAAGCGCAATTTCTGCCTTAATAAAACTTCTCTGAGGTGAGGTCAACTAAGCTAAgctgaataatttcaaaatatttaataatcTCAGCATCCCAAAACAACCCAATTGTTGAATGCTTCAGCTTTCTAATATAATGGCATCTTGAACTTGATCGAAATAATGTAACAATCACAATCATCAATTGAGGAATTGTAATATTGGATTGAAATGTTTTAGGTTTACATTAAGACACTCTTTAACAAAGGTcacattttcagtttttattaaCCTAATGTTTGGTTTGCTTGCTATAAAAATGTGAATTTATTTTAccaggcagcatccatttattacgtaacgctgaaaaTAGCAATTTTTGACCCCATCCCACCGTCCGTAACGTGCTTTGTGtgaacattttcatttttttttttgagccgattcccctccccctagagcgttacgtaatttgtggacgacACCTCaccaaaaacatatatttttcttatatACGTTTAAAACAAACACGGTAACTACTTATTATTAATAAGATTTAAAGATTATTCTACGAGTTGAATGACgtataatattggtctcaaATTGGTCCATTTGCTTCGACTCGTCCCACCACACAAGACTCGCAAAATAAGTTCTCATTGTGTTACTATTTGATGTAGCAGTTTTTCGTCTTCTGTATATCTATGTTTTAAGGtgttccacagacaaacagatgtaatACTTTGAATAAATTCCGATTTTTGTCATCacgataattttgaaaatatttttgctcaatgcTAAAAACATTGCGTTTGGCCAATGGGAAACCATATAGCCATAGTAAGTATatcccctctaccagcagcttcattttttaccgctaaaaatatattcaaatcgcgataacttttctgtttctcgatatttttgcaccattttttcacaaaatctcaaaaaactcttctagaatccgtgtcgatattaatcattgctgttctagttttgaaaatattccgatgttccttgagggaccgacattctccattagactggcccttaaacaaaaaagttgtaaaacttaacggggcaccccctagatatgagccttagggtaagaaaaacgctctctcaaaacttcaactcaattggctgctccaccagctggcgcaatcgTTATGAAgattgtatgggatattcgtctcaattatattgaaaattgaccctatgtcactgtttcgttccgtatactaattgttcgcgttcaaataagcccagaatgacaaatacaccagttgataccctaatgaacataattgcagaaggttgtatctggattttatctcattttcattactttttcagttgttgaaaattAGGCTTAGATccgcactcccgtacagtcacttgcatttgaatcaaaattttgttccatacttttacgttaaaacaatactaaacaagttcaaataacatttttatcagcacactacacagctaacagttaggctttccgaagaaattaaaaCTTTTACAAATATCAGTTATTTTATGCCtgccagatgcatttgaagtcactgctggtcttaagtgttcggaatatgagtcaaaacggtatatgcatgcgacatgtgcctcagctcgcccagcgtcataggtggctatgatgcgcttagtggttacctccaagctatgtcgaagaaatacaagcagtattgcatgatatacttcagatggttaaaacaccaactttattaacttTGAtcgtggtacaatcttctacaatattcttcgctattatatcaagtagtgtttttgaaattctgggtccaattgaacgcgaccatcaattttcctgaaccaaacagtagatgatgtgctgttgctcatatgtttgagctgaaaatcccatattaacttcaattcaaatgcgccagctcatggaacgaccaaatgagctgaatttttcagaaaggcttcctctaaccccaagaaataatcctggggggtgccccgtggaatcaaacaactttatttttctcccatactgagctgggccagtctattctccatataaaatgtctttgtcggccattttatttttggtcaatttatcaaaataataaaatgtgtactatacaatgacAGGTAATAAGTAGCTACCCTGAATAAATCATACAAATCTGTTCAGTATTcttcgagaaatctgaaaattacgaaatGAGGTTTTTGAGAGaattcaagatttttatttgtccagcgcggtaccaaaaacataaatgctcattactcaaagacggctgcaccaatatgtttcattttttcaaaacatactcgcattaatgtatcattcgtGGAgtaaatatccgaatacgataaaaaatctgTTACCTGAGATATTTAAGTGGCTACGCATTGGGGGACCagggaattttggaatatctccggatccagatgaccatcATGACCAGAtgattatcaatatcgacacatatttttaaactagaagagttttttgagggcttgtgaaaaaatggtgcaaaaatatcgagaaacaaaaaagttatcgtgatttgaatatttttttagtggtaaaaaatgaagctgccggtagaggggatATAAACGTTAAGCACGTACAAAAAGATATTTGAATGCGATCGGTGACCGATTTGTGAGATATTCCAATGTAATGGATGGAAAAGAATTACCgttacgtctgtttatctgtggtGTTACGTTACAATTTCTTTAGAGTTATTACATGTGTTACAATATTGTTTCGATTTCGAACCATACATCGGAAGTATGGTAAGTATTAGTTATTCAGAACACTGTGGAATGAACTTTTCTCCGACGTGAGACTTGAAATTTGGAATTAACGACAAATAAGAAAACGTTCGCACAATTATTGTATAGTACCGAGAAAGACAGATTATAACAGAAAATATTACATATAGACAAAATATTtaacgaaaataaaacaaatctacTGAATCGAttgatttggaatttgaaaAATGAGTTGCATATGTGAAGTCGTGAAAATGAAGTTAGAAAATATTTATAGGCATCGATGCACTCTTTAAAGTCAAAAAGTGTGCAAATTGGTAAAACAAACTCGACATTTTTGGAGCCACGCTCACAATCGCGGCATTTGCATTTGAATCAATTAACTTGAGCATGAAGCAAGAAttttagaagaaaagaaaactaGCAAATCAAATCGAGTCTCTATAGAACCAAACGGATCTTTTAAGAAAAGGGAAAATGTCCTAAAACTGAATCAttgaaaataaaacgaaaataGAAGAAAATTGCACGCACGTTTCAATTTAATCTCATTTCCACCGATTGTTGTTCGATCTACTTTTGCCGTTGTTGCTGGGGGCACCTTCATCCTGGGCGGCGATCTCCTCGTCGATCAGCAGATCGAAGTTGCCGAGCATATCCGGACTGGGAATCTTGTTCCATCGAACACTGAAAGAAATACCCTGGGTGAGGTTAATGGTTCTACGCGAAGTTCGGTTCAACATACTCTGGGATTCCATCGGGGGGCAGCACGATATTCAAAATGTTATCGATCAACTTGTACTTCAATATCCGATCGTTGGCCGTAGTTGACGTGAGCGAAGGTGACGCATTCACTTCGACCAGCCATGGTTTCAGGGTATTGTCGATAATGATATCGTAGCCGTAGCATTCGAAACAGTGGCGATCACTTGCCATCACACTGGAAACGGCCTTCAACGAGTGTACGATCAGCCAAGTTATGGACCCAAACAACTTGTCGGTGACCTCTTTGCCACGGGTTCCTTCCAGAAAGAGTCGCAGATTCTGAACACTCCATTTTCCACCATGATGGTTGTTGTATTCACCCTGAAGATAAGAACCTTATAATTAGTATATGAAAATTAGACAAACAGGGTTTAACTTACACCATGTTTCTGTACACTGACGTTTGTCAGGTGGACGTACATGTTGTCCAATTCTGTGACACTGGTGTCATATTTGACCGTACAGAACCGACAGAAACCCAACCGAAACAGGTAAGCCTTGAGCGGTCGGAATGAAGTTACTAAGACGTACAGGCGAAGATCGAACTTTTTACCACCAATTAGCAGAGGATTCTCGATGTATCTAAGCATAAACATGAACAATAATAATAGATAACAATTAATAGATCTAAAAACCAGTTCTTATGTTGTAGAAAGTTTAGTTCACAATTGAATTAGTTGTTTGAGGAACcataaaatttcatgaaaatgcGTTCACTGTATACAGAATATATTGTATTtttcaaccgaaacacagtgaacacattttttttagccctgggctagttcgtCTCTGGAATAACTCGGGACcctttccgaaggaagtcgtcactttaACCTTAACGTCTTAAGtggctatctcggggatgggattcgatcccagataGATGTTCATACATAGGAATTCGGATCCTATTGAtggtacttttgattcactcCAGCAGTGGttttttttaagcttctgagcTCATAggtatttggccacaatatgtgtCATATCAAAGTGCTTCTTAATGCAAAGTTTAGTATTGGTTTTGACTGCACAATGACAAGTTGCAAAGATTTAGTTAAAAAGGTTTTGCTGTGCGCAATGCGCATACCTTAAACGTAACAAACAAAATCTTCAATCACGAAATAATAGATTGATATGTCTACTGAAAGTTCATCAAACGTAGTCCTTCATAATACTAGTTTTTAATAGCTTTCAACAATgttgcttaaggtgaagatgaaatcgaaaccaaacctcaaattttcaagagcacgaatctggagaaccaagcgtccatttgagctgaaaaccttatcgattggtcattcgctggtggtgacctgagacgagactcgcgaagattgtcttctttttctgtgattgctgagtttttttcttattccacattatgtttataccaattatgcgcaagccgttcaaaccctcacatgaagctcgtagcaaaaaatgattgagtttgcatcacatcgaatcataaatagccgtttgagtgaaatttcacgccagcaaacgtagcagacattagaaataattaatcttctgcttagatttatcagcaactttggaaaaaaaaactgctccgccgattgaggtttttaataacagtttactttgaacacaatacttttcactttttcagccataaaaacggttggctgcatttgacgtttcgtgagaggggaatctgggctgcatatgacgttgatatttttcctcttcgcgagtctctctcaggtgatgactaatcgattaagttttcagcttcaaTGGATCttaggttctccagatttgtgctcttgaaaatttgagatttggcttcgatgcatcttcaccttaatttccTAAAACATTGATATAAACGAACAAAACATTCGAGAAACCTGGAACCTgctaatttcataaaaaaaaaaaattgaaattagtTAAAAGAAGAAACGTAGATGAACATAAAATCGGATAAAACATAAACAGAATTATGTTCTATCAATATACATTAAGCAAACACCTAAGTTCGGAATCACTTCAATTGTCAAAAACAcaaaacctattttttttttaatctcaaTGAAATCAGCTGATATCTGGACTTGAGACTCCTTTTAAGATGCCAATCAAGATACGAAAATATTCCGATTACTTAAGGCTAAGGGGACTTGCAAACAAGAAGAAGCCAGTTCACTGAATAAGAAGGGTTTTCATATAGATATTGAGTTATGGAGAAATTTAACTTACATGTGACATTGACTATAGAGAAtcatcgagttatggaaataGACTTGTAAAGAGCTCGATGCATGGAAATTTGAATACACTGGAAAATCTATCTAGTTATataatatcgagttgtggagaatCGACTATATTTGTACAGTCAaaccttcatgagtcgatatctgaagggcccatcgactcatgaaaaattatcgagtcatggaatataaatgctatggaaagctgtttgaaaagaccatcgtagtaaccatgaaattatgattttagtatggttccatgagtcgctatcgagtcatggaacattaactcatggaggtttcactgtactagTATTCTGATttggatctccccctactctaGAGAGATtctttataaaattttattaaaaaatagtcATTTGACGCAAAATAAACGTATAAGGATTTTAGATTTGTAATCTTTAAGTTATGAACTCATTCCAAACCAATTGCTAGTCGTAAATTTCATGTAGAGACAAAAGTtaagaatgaaaaaaatcgcaatCCAAATTTATGTCGATCTTTTATCAATATTCGTTTAATAAATTCGTAGCACTGTATGCCGCTCGTCGTAAATAACGGAAACTGTGTGATGTGATGTGTGTGatgtttttaataaacaaaataaatttggtACATAGATTTATACATCTTTGAAGAACTGTTCTTCTGTGACATTTTCAGGAAACATTTACCCATAAGAATCCTGAAACTgcttaaaagtgattttcgaTAAAACCGTGACTTGTATGGTTCCTCAGATCCtataacatttccccgaataccattttcCCGAAAATCACCTCCCCGAATGGTCAAGTTCCTCAAAAACCAATACCCCGAAATCCATTACTCCGAATAGCtcgttaccccgaataccatttccccgattgAACCATAAACCCGAATTTTTCTGccacgaaaaattcaaaatgaagaTTCAACAAATGAACATATATTTTATGGAATAATAAGTTGAAGTTAAGCACGTCTTTTCTTGTTCTTCAGGTCATTGTCTATCAAATTGTCTCTAACACATATGACAAACAGAATCTAAGGTTCCGGAAATATAAAACTTCTCCTCAGTAGGACGAAGTGTTGCCTACTACAAAATTTACTTTACACAATGATACTCTAGTAACGGTACTAGCCTGGAAGCAGCTAACGAGAATATAATGtacaatttgttttttatttgaattcatcttcttgttatcaaagatttatccttcttttaaTGAATAGCTATTCTTTGAGGGCCAAGTGAGAACAAAAATCTCACTCACAGGCGTGCACTTTTTTTAGTGACGATGGTTATATTCACAACaacaaatcatttttcaaaCTGATGATTGTGCTGATATTGATTTCGTTTCCCACATGGTAATGTTAGAGATGACTCTCGCCCTCCTTATTTAATAgtaattctttattttatttctatATTGCTGGGGCAATGGTACTAGACTAT
It contains:
- the LOC5566058 gene encoding probable tubulin polyglutamylase TTLL1 isoform X1 — protein: MATSEPKRVSTNLATIYGRIAAGHERMKICFCTDLDKSVLINNFEKRGWVQVSADDDWNFYWAGTGTCRNIFSVDSGYRMHDNQLINHFPNHYELSRKDLLVKNIKRYRKDLERDGNPLAEKTEVNIPGGSKYLYLDFIPVTFVLPADYNMFVEEYRKNPQSTWIMKPCGKSQGAGIFLINKLSKLKRWSREAKTSFHPQIGKESYVISRYIENPLLIGGKKFDLRLYVLVTSFRPLKAYLFRLGFCRFCTVKYDTSVTELDNMYVHLTNVSVQKHGGEYNNHHGGKWSVQNLRLFLEGTRGKEVTDKLFGSITWLIVHSLKAVSSVMASDRHCFECYGYDIIIDNTLKPWLVEVNASPSLTSTTANDRILKYKLIDNILNIVLPPDGIPDVRWNKIPSPDMLGNFDLLIDEEIAAQDEGAPSNNGKSRSNNNRWK
- the LOC5566058 gene encoding probable tubulin polyglutamylase TTLL1 isoform X3 codes for the protein MKICFCTDLDKSVLINNFEKRGWVQVSADDDWNFYWAGTGTCRNIFSVDSGYRMHDNQLINHFPNHYELSRKDLLVKNIKRYRKDLERDGNPLAEKTEVNIPGGSKYLYLDFIPVTFVLPADYNMFVEEYRKNPQSTWIMKPCGKSQGAGIFLINKLSKLKRWSREAKTSFHPQIGKESYVISRYIENPLLIGGKKFDLRLYVLVTSFRPLKAYLFRLGFCRFCTVKYDTSVTELDNMYVHLTNVSVQKHGGEYNNHHGGKWSVQNLRLFLEGTRGKEVTDKLFGSITWLIVHSLKAVSSVMASDRHCFECYGYDIIIDNTLKPWLVEVNASPSLTSTTANDRILKYKLIDNILNIVLPPDGIPDVRWNKIPSPDMLGNFDLLIDEEIAAQDEGAPSNNGKSRSNNNRWK
- the LOC5566058 gene encoding probable tubulin polyglutamylase TTLL1 isoform X2 — translated: MTTRFKKMRRGHERMKICFCTDLDKSVLINNFEKRGWVQVSADDDWNFYWAGTGTCRNIFSVDSGYRMHDNQLINHFPNHYELSRKDLLVKNIKRYRKDLERDGNPLAEKTEVNIPGGSKYLYLDFIPVTFVLPADYNMFVEEYRKNPQSTWIMKPCGKSQGAGIFLINKLSKLKRWSREAKTSFHPQIGKESYVISRYIENPLLIGGKKFDLRLYVLVTSFRPLKAYLFRLGFCRFCTVKYDTSVTELDNMYVHLTNVSVQKHGGEYNNHHGGKWSVQNLRLFLEGTRGKEVTDKLFGSITWLIVHSLKAVSSVMASDRHCFECYGYDIIIDNTLKPWLVEVNASPSLTSTTANDRILKYKLIDNILNIVLPPDGIPDVRWNKIPSPDMLGNFDLLIDEEIAAQDEGAPSNNGKSRSNNNRWK